In Microbulbifer agarilyticus, the DNA window GTAGTGTGGCAGGCAACAGTTTCTTCTGGAGTAACAATGGCTGGGGGGGCGAGAAGTTTTATAACCCAAGTACCGTCAGCTGGTTGAAGTCCGATTGGAAGTCCGGCGTGGTACGTGCTGCCATGGGCGTGGAAGATCCGGGCGGCTACTTTGATGATCCTGCAGGGAACGAAGCTAAAGTTCGTGCCATTGTAGATGCAGCCATTGCCAACGACATGTACGTGATTATCGATTGGCACTCCCATTACGCGAATGAACATGACTGGAGTCAGGCGGTCAATTTCTTCTCGCGCATGGCCGCCGATTATGGTCATACCAACAATGTTATTTACGAGATTTTTAACGAGCCGAAGCAGGTCTCTTGGTCCAGTGGCGTTAAGCCATACGCAGAATCCGTTATCTCATCAATCCGTTCAATTGACCCGGACAACCTGATTATTGTCGGCACCCCGAACTGGTCTCAAGACGTGGATGACGCTTCCTTTGACCCCATCCAGGGCCACGTCAACATTGCCTACGGCCTGCACTTCTACTCCGGTTCCCACGGCCAATGGTTACGTGACAAGGCGCAGACCGCGTTGAATAACGGTATCGCGTTGTTTGTGACCGAGTGGGGCACCGTCAATGCCGATGGTAACGGCGGTGTTAACTACGGTGAGACCGATGCGTGGATGGAATTTCTTAAGAACAACAATATCAGTCATGCCAACTGGTCGATCAACGATAAGTCCGAAGGTGCCTCTGCACTGGTACCAGGTGCAAGTACCACTGGCAGCTGGGATTCCGCCCAGTTGACGGCATCGGGCAACAAGGTCCGCGACATTATTCTCAACTGGGGTGGCGCCGCAGGAGGCGGTGATGACTGCGATTCTGCAACTGCGGTGAATGTACCCGGACGCATCGAAGCCGAAGCGTTTTGTGGCGCCGATGGGATACAAACCGAAGCCACCAGCGATACCGGCGGGGGTGAAAACGTTGGCTATATCGATATCGACGATTGGATGGCCTATCGCATCAATGTTCCGGCGGCAGGTGATTACGAAATTTCTTATCGTGTAGCGGCCAATGGTGCAGGTGGTGTATTGCAGTTTGAAGGTAAAGGTGGTTCACCGGTATATGGTCAGCTTGACATACCCAACACCGGGGATTGGCAGTCTTGGACAACAATATCTCAAACTGTAAGTCTGCCGGCAGGTGATCAGCAGGTAGCGGTCGCCGCAGTAGGCCCAGGCTGGAATATCAACTGGCTGGATATTAAGTCTGTTGGCCCCAATCCAGACCCCGATCCAAAACCCGGTGAAACCATTCTCATCGAGGCGGAGAACTACAGCTTCATGGGTGGTGTGGAAGTGGAGTCCACCTCCGATGTAGGCGGTGGCCAGAATGTAGGCTATCTCGATGACGGTGACTGGATGGCATACCACGGTGTAAACGTACCGAGTGCTGGCAACTACCGCGTGGAGTTCCGGGTAGCCTCTCAGGGCGGCGGCCAGCTGAGCTTCGAACGAGCGGGCGGCAGTCCGGTATACGGCACCCTGAACGTGCCCGCCACCGGTGATTGGCAGAACTGGACCACGATAAGCATGGATGTTTATCTGGACGCAGGTTCTCAGGACTTTGGTATCGGCGTACCGACTGGTGGCTGGAACCTGAACTGGTTTAGTTTGACCAAGCTCGATTGATTCTTGATTTTCTAGGCGGCTTAACGATTGCCGCTATAGGGGATCGCGGATATCCATACCATATGAAAAGCCCGCGCTAGCGCGGGCTTTTTGTACTTATACACCTGCCTGCACGTTATCGCTTTTGACTTTGTGCTTTCCTAAACTCAGTGGATAAGTCCAAATCTGCGCGTTCGGCTGGCGTCAGGTCATGCGAACCCGTACGAAATTAAGAAAACTCTCTTATTGATACGACGCTCCCCAAGAATCTCCGTATTTTTCACTCCCTCAATAATGAACAAATTCGATGGTGAGAATAATGAAGAAGAACGGAAGAGCATCGCTAACGGTGCTGACCCTGTCCGCGCTGGCATTTGCCAGCTTGTCACTGGCGGAGGAGGTTAGTGTCCTCACTACCCAAGGCGACCGAGGCAAACTGCTACATGAACAGGTTCTTGA includes these proteins:
- a CDS encoding carbohydrate-binding protein, whose product is MKNENGCAFPVGKARKSMLLAALALMSSSVFAVEPLSVNGNQVLIGGQQGSVAGNSFFWSNNGWGGEKFYNPSTVSWLKSDWKSGVVRAAMGVEDPGGYFDDPAGNEAKVRAIVDAAIANDMYVIIDWHSHYANEHDWSQAVNFFSRMAADYGHTNNVIYEIFNEPKQVSWSSGVKPYAESVISSIRSIDPDNLIIVGTPNWSQDVDDASFDPIQGHVNIAYGLHFYSGSHGQWLRDKAQTALNNGIALFVTEWGTVNADGNGGVNYGETDAWMEFLKNNNISHANWSINDKSEGASALVPGASTTGSWDSAQLTASGNKVRDIILNWGGAAGGGDDCDSATAVNVPGRIEAEAFCGADGIQTEATSDTGGGENVGYIDIDDWMAYRINVPAAGDYEISYRVAANGAGGVLQFEGKGGSPVYGQLDIPNTGDWQSWTTISQTVSLPAGDQQVAVAAVGPGWNINWLDIKSVGPNPDPDPKPGETILIEAENYSFMGGVEVESTSDVGGGQNVGYLDDGDWMAYHGVNVPSAGNYRVEFRVASQGGGQLSFERAGGSPVYGTLNVPATGDWQNWTTISMDVYLDAGSQDFGIGVPTGGWNLNWFSLTKLD